The proteins below come from a single Papaver somniferum cultivar HN1 chromosome 11, ASM357369v1, whole genome shotgun sequence genomic window:
- the LOC113322747 gene encoding LIM domain-containing protein WLIM2b-like has translation MNFTGTLEKCNVCDKTVYVMDQLQADGLSFHKSCFKCSHCKGTLKLSSFSSMEGTLYCKPHFEQLFKESGNFSKNVVSSVKSAEKLTRNLSRSPSKAASMFSGTQDKCATCGKTAYPLEKVTVESLSYHKSCFKCSHGGCALTPSTYAALDGILYCKHHFSQLFKEKGSYNHLIKCASIKRDAAAAAAAASTPAQAKPASVPEEA, from the exons ATGAATTTCACAGGTACACTTGAGAAATGTAATGTTTGTGATAAGACAGTTTATGTTATGGATCAGTTACAAGCTGATGGACTTTCTTTTCACAAGTCTTGTTTCAAGTGCAGTCATTGCAAAGGAACTCTAAAG cTGAGCAGCTTTTCGTCGATGGAAGGAACCCTTTATTGCAAACCTCATTTCGAACAACTCTTTAAGGAATCTGGGAATTTCTCTAAGAATGTCGTCTCAT CTGTAAAGTCTGCTGAGAAGTTGACAAGGAATTTG TCTAGATCACCTAGTAAAGCTGCTAGCATGTTTTCCGGTACACAAGATAAATGTGCAACCTGTGGAAAGACTGCTTATCCACTTGAGAAG GTGACTGTTGAGAGCCTGTCGTATCACAAGTCTTGTTTCAAGTGCAGTCATGGTGGTTGTGCGCTTACTCCATCAACTTATGCTGCTCTTGATGGCATTCTTTACTGCAAACACCACTTCTCCCAACTCTTCAAGGAGAAGGGAAGCTACAACCATCTAATTAAATGTGCTTCAATCAAGCGTGATGCAgcagcggcagcagcagcagcatcaaccCCAGCCCAAGCCAAACCCGCCAGTGTGCCAGAGGAAGCTTGA
- the LOC113322602 gene encoding E3 ubiquitin-protein ligase Hakai-like, which yields MLQIRLNKVEGGGGAKPSPADSVTVACPDHLILADLPVAKSIGTASATTHLKAVGRRSRRHLGERVHFCVRCDFPISIYGRLSPCDHAFCLDCARSDSSCYLCDDRIQKIQTIKMMEGIYICAAPHCLKSFLKRSEFEAHIHETHADLLQPNSEKEDGNESDAFTATRPSSADPHAKQQAAPADSLTSRAPSRSGFSPSSNSQPQQPSQQLPKPIIQSKPPPHYNNPPQGFDRPGPFNHFPQQGGALQRRDSDQFLDKQPGVLSESPYPDYNMHPHQQPNFMMPVNANQGMGLTFTFPPHFSIGGAQQFYSPHFETARPDLATESGSEQGSLSGFPMPTGGNSQFPENYPRQWNMGHAGVPMEQQMAVSQGLPEGYTNLGDPQGRPQFFQGDYARGQGGLPMNPNHLNQSGNSQDQKDGKGVLAAMPLPPPPPSLQHHTQLQQGNFSNTGDSGREGKNCI from the exons ATGCTTCAAATCCGTCTAAACAAAGTAGAGGGAGGGGGTGGTGCGAAGCCCTCACCAGCGGATTCAGTTACTGTGGCATGTCCGGACCATCTCATACTTGCAGATCTTCCAGTTGCTAAGAGCATTGGCACAGCAAGTGCAACTACACATTTGAAGGCTGTTGGTCGCAGGTCCCGTCGTCATCTTGGTGAACGAGTTCATTTCTGTGTTCGATGTGATTTTCCCATCTCCATATACGGCCGTTTG AGCCCATGTGATCATGCCTTCTGTCTGGATTGTGCAAGGAGTGATTCGAGCTGCTATCT CTGCGATGATCGAATTCAAAAAATTCAGACGATTAAAATGATGGAGGGGATATATATCTGTGCCGCTCCTCACTGTCTCAAGTCCTTCTTAAAGAGGTCCGAGTTTGAAGCCCATATTCATGAGACTCATGCTGATCTTCTTCAACCTAATTCAGAGAAAGAAGatggaaatgaatcagatgcttTTACTGCTACGAGGCCCTCATCTGCAGACCCTCATGCTAAGCAGCAGGCTGCACCTGCAGATTCCTTAACTTCTCGTGCCCCATCTAGATCTGGCTTCTCACCAAGTTCAAAttctcaaccccagcaacctagtCAGCAACTTCCCAAGCCAATTATACAGTCAAAGCCACCACCACATTACAATAATCCGCCCCAAGGTTTTGACAGACCAGGGCCCTTCAATCACTTCCCCCAACAGGGTGGAGCACTTCAAAGACGGGATTCTGACCAGTTTTTGGATAAACAACCAGGAGTTCTATCAGAGTCTCCATATCCCGATTACAATATGCACCCTCATCAACAACCAAATTTCATGATGCCTGTTAATGCAAATCAAGGAATGGGTCTAACATTTACCTTCCCTCCTCATTTTTCTATTGGAGGAGCTCAACAATTCTACAGTCCTCATTTCGAGACGGCTCGTCCAGATTTGGCAACCGAAAGTGGATCAGAACAGGGTTCTTTATCAGGTTTCCCCATGCCCACAGGAGGTAACTCACAATTCCCAGAAAATTATCCCCGACAATGGAATATGGGACATGCAGGGGTACCAATGGAACAACAAATGGCGGTAAGTCAAGGGTTACCAGAAGGCTATACAAATCTAGGAGATCCTCAAGGGAGACCTCAATTTTTTCAAGGTGACTATGCACGAGGTCAAGGAGGTCTCCCTATGAATCCCAATCATCTTAATCAGAGTGGTAATTCTCAGGATCAAAAAGATGGGAAAGGTGTTCTGGCTGCAATGCCACTTCCACCCCCACCTCCATCTCTACAGCATCATACACAGCTCCAGCAAGGGAACTTCTCAAATACTGGCGACTCAGGCCGGGAGGGAAAGAACTGCATCTGA
- the LOC113322748 gene encoding 17.8 kDa class I heat shock protein-like translates to MSIIPNFFGNRRTNVFDPFSLDVWDPFQDFPFSSPTSSSALSMPRSELSKETSQLANTRIDWKETPEAHIFRADLPGVKKEEVKVEVEEGRVLQISGERSRESEEKNDKWHRVERSSGKFLRRFRLPENTKVDEVKAAMENGVLTVTVPKVEEKKPEVKSIHISG, encoded by the coding sequence ATGTCGATCATTCCAAACTTCTTTGGCAACAGAAGAACCAACGTTTTCGACCCATTTTCTCTAGACGTATGGGATCCATTCCAGGACTTCCCATTCTCATCCCCAACCTCATCATCTGCACTATCCATGCCTCGTTCTGAATTATCCAAAGAAACATCACAATTAGCAAACACTAGAATTGACTGGAAAGAAACCCCAGAAGCACATATCTTTAGAGCTGATCTGCCCGGCGTTAAGAAGGAGGAAGTGAAAGTCGAAGTTGAAGAAGGGAGAGTTCTGCAGATAAGTGGAGAGAGGAGCAGAGAAAGCGAAGAGAAAAATGATAAATGGCATAGGGTCGAACGCAGCAGTGGCAAATTCCTGAGGAGATTTAGGTTGCCCGAGAACACGAAAGTGGATGAAGTTAAAGCTGCTATGGAGAACGGAGTGCTCACTGTGACTGTTCCCAAAGTTGAAGAGAAGAAGCCTGAAGTGAAATCTATTCACATTTCTGGTTAG
- the LOC113322603 gene encoding mitochondrial fission 1 protein A-like, giving the protein MIHDYKDDLKNYPEETPRDAINDCILKLSRALVHSKDTKDVMEGIQKLEDSLRGEWGVLSPLQKREMLYLLAVGYYRDGDRATSLSYLDQCLEIAPLFNQALTLKKKFGSVLWFLIGGDHQYYLDMILDCERDIAEAGDDAPDEVKNENIIKLSWALVHTRQPEDVQRGIALLEAPLRKDGLSQIQLRDMLYVHTLGHYINRDFKNCGKDLCRLMEIAPDCWQGWRL; this is encoded by the exons ATGATTCAT GATTATAAAGATGATCTGAAGAACTACCCAGAGGAGACTCCAAGGGATGCTATTAATGATTGCATCTTGAAGTTGTCCCGGGCACTTGTTCACTCAAAAGACACAAAAGATGTCATGGAAGGAATACAAAAGCTTGAAG ATAGTCTCAGGGGTGAGTGGGGTGTACTTAGCCCACTTCAAAAGAGGGAGATGCTTTATCTTCTCGCAGTTGGATATTACAGAGATGGTGACCGTGCAACTAGCTTATCTTACTTGGATCAATGTTTGGAG ATTGCACCACTATTCAACCAAGCTTTGACCCTGAAGAAAAAATTTGGATCGGTTCTTTGGTTTCTCATTGGGGGAGATCACCAATATTATCTCGACATGATTCTT GATTGTGAGAGAGATATCGCAGAGGCCGGGGATGATGCTCCAGATGAGGTTAAGAATGAAAACATCATCAAGTTGTCATGGGCTCTTGTTCACACAAGACAACCAGAAGATGTCCAACGAGGAATAGCATTGCTCGAAG CCCCTCTAAGGAAAGATGGACTAAGCCAAATTCAATTAAGGGATATGCTTTATGTTCACACACTTGGACATTACATAAATCGTGACTTTAAGAACTGCGGGAAAGACTTGTGTCGATTGATGGAG ATTGCACCAGACTGCTGGCAAGGTTGGAGGCTGTAG